The region GGGAGACATAAACTGAAGCCTTCGAGCGCCATTGAATCTCTACATCTCTAATTTCTAAACGATTTTCTTTATTCATCACCAAGACTTTGGAGCCTTCTTGAATTGCTCGGCGAGGGACCTCGACGGCACGGGTCATTGTTTTGCCCTGGATGTCTACGTTGACGAAACTCCCAAGGAGCATCGGGAGTGATTCACTTTCTTTGGTCTTAAGCCCTAAAGGATCCTCAATCTCGATGAGCACTTGCGCAAGCCGCCCGGCGGGATCAAGATTTCCGGCAAGTTGCAAAACGCGCCCTTGTCTCACTACGCGTTGAGCGCCCACCTCCTGCCAGACTGTAGCTAAAGAACCTTTTTGTCCGCTCTTGGGGAAATCAATCCAAGCCAGTTTATGCGAGGGGATTTTTACGGTGACCCAGAATTTGTCGGATCCGACAAAGCTTCCAAAGGGCTGCTGAGGAGTTACAAATTGACCAATGTCGGTTTTCTGATTTTCGACAAAACCGTTAAAAGGTGCGCGAATGGTCGTGCGGTCTAAGTTGAGTTGAGCTTTTTGAAGCCCACTTTCTGCGGCCTCGAGGCTCATTTGGGCTGCGGCGTATTGCGGCTCTCGTAGAGCGAGCGTGTTGCCCCCTGTTTTCTGACGCTTAAGCATGGCCCATTCGCGTGCTGCTACTTTTTTACGGCCTGACTCTACTTGGAGTTCGAGCCTTGCGCGGCCGAGCGCCGCTTCTTGCTGGCGAAGGGCAATTTCATAGTCGCGGCCATCGAGGCGGGCCAGAGCAGCACCCTGAGTAACCCGGCCTCCTGGAATCAGGTTTTCACTTTTCCAGACAAGCCGTCCTGTGACTTCTGATCTAAGTTCAATTTTTTGTGCTGGCGTCGCGGTACCCTGAGCTTCAATGTTGATCGGGGTGTCTTGAGCGATGGCTTTTTGAACATCA is a window of Deltaproteobacteria bacterium DNA encoding:
- a CDS encoding efflux RND transporter periplasmic adaptor subunit, whose translation is MTESKSRLKAIVTPLAIVLVGVAIFAALRSSRPDAKTKTITESPLIVDVQKAIAQDTPINIEAQGTATPAQKIELRSEVTGRLVWKSENLIPGGRVTQGAALARLDGRDYEIALRQQEAALGRARLELQVESGRKKVAAREWAMLKRQKTGGNTLALREPQYAAAQMSLEAAESGLQKAQLNLDRTTIRAPFNGFVENQKTDIGQFVTPQQPFGSFVGSDKFWVTVKIPSHKLAWIDFPKSGQKGSLATVWQEVGAQRVVRQGRVLQLAGNLDPAGRLAQVLIEIEDPLGLKTKESESLPMLLGSFVNVDIQGKTMTRAVEVPRRAIQEGSKVLVMNKENRLEIRDVEIQWRSKASVYVSQGLATGDRIIISRIHRPISGTLLQTMKSVPEKQAAQMPLKSDKPQ